In Diachasmimorpha longicaudata isolate KC_UGA_2023 chromosome 4, iyDiaLong2, whole genome shotgun sequence, a single genomic region encodes these proteins:
- the LOC135161697 gene encoding tubulin beta chain-like — translation MREIVHIQAGQCGNQIGAKFWEVISDEHGIDPTGKYRGDSSMQIERINVYYNEAYEGKYVPRAILVDLEPGTMDSVRSGPYGQLFRPDNFVFGQSGAGNNWAKGHYTEGAELTDAVLEVVRREAENCDRLQGFQLTHSLGGGTGSGMGTLLVSKIREEYPDRLMSTFSVVPSPKVSDTVVEPYNAILSCHQLVENTDQTYCIDNEALYDICFRTLKLPTPSYGDLNHLISLTMSGVTTCLRFPGQLNADLRKLAVNMVPFPRLHFFITGFAPLTSRCCQQYRTLSVPELTQQMFDSKNMMAACDPKHGKYMTVAAVFRGKMSVKEIDEQMLNVQNKNGPYFCEWIPNNVKTASCDIPPRGLQMSATFIGNSTAIHELFRRIYDQFTAMFRRKAFLHWYTGEGMDEMEFTEAETNMGDLISDYQQYQWNSIIDSNYEDDD, via the exons ATGCGGGAAATAGTGCACATTCAGGCTGGCCAATGCGGAAATCAGATCGGCGCCAAG TTCTGGGAGGTGATTTCTGATGAGCACGGAATCGATCCCACGGGAAAATATCGTGGAGACTCAAGCATGCAAATAGAGCGAATCAACGTTTACTACAACGAAGCATACGAGGGAAAATACGTGCCCCGAGCGATTCTGGTGGACCTAGAGCCCGGGACAATGGACTCCGTACGATCGGGTCCCTACGGGCAACTATTTCGCCCCGACAACTTTGTATTCGGCCAGTCAGGGGCCGGCAACAACTGGGCGAAGGGCCACTACACCGAGGGCGCCGAACTCACCGATGCTGTCCTGGAAGTGGTGAGACGGGAGGCCGAGAACTGCGATCGCCTCCAGGGCTTTCAGCTGACCCACTCGTTAGGGGGTGGAACGGGCTCAGGAATGGGAACGCTCCTGGTATCCAAGATCAGAGAGGAGTATCCGGACAGATTGATGTCGACATTCTCAGTGGTGCCGTCACCAAAAGTCTCGGATACTGTTGTGGAGCCCTACAATGCCATCCTCTCCTGTCATCAGCTAGTGGAAAATACCGATCAGACTTATTGCATTGACAACGAGGCCCTCTACGACATCTGCTTCCGCACCCTAAAGCTCCCAACCCCCTCCTACGGTGACCTGAATCACCTCATCTCCCTCACAATGTCCGGTGTCACCACGTGCCTGAGATTTCCCGGACAACTCAACGCCGATCTCCGTAAATTGGCAGTCAATATGGTGCCATTTCCTCGTCTCCACTTCTTCATAACCGGCTTTGCACCACTGACGTCACGCTGTTGCCAGCAGTACAGGACCCTCTCTGTACCGGAGCTCACGCAGCAGATGTTTGACTCGAAGAACATGATGGCAGCTTGTGATCCGAAACATGGAAAATACATGACAGTCGCTGCCGTTTTCCGGGGGAAGATGTCGGTGAAGGAGATTGACGAGCAGATGCTCAATGTTCAGAATAAAAATGGTCCTTATTTCTGCGAGTGGATTCCCAACAATGTGAAAACCGCATCCTGCGATATTCCCCCCAGGGGTTTGCAAATGTCAGCGACTTTCATCGGAAATTCTACGGCTATTCATGAACTCTTCAGGAGAATTTACGATCAATTCACTGCTATGTTCAGGAGAAAGGCTTTCCTCCACTGGTACACTGGTGAGGGGATGGACGAAATGGAGTTCACGGAGGCTGAGACCAACATGGGGGATCTCATTTCTGATTATCAACAGTATCAGTGGAACAGTATCATCGATAGTAATTATGAGGATGACGATTGA